One window of the Triticum dicoccoides isolate Atlit2015 ecotype Zavitan chromosome 3B, WEW_v2.0, whole genome shotgun sequence genome contains the following:
- the LOC119276858 gene encoding uncharacterized protein LOC119276858 encodes MGRSAVSQALPVHQEDEDLFENSSSFSCDSDDEAQFSDGEDQFVLASPPVRRLNSDSVYDLSSMKAELSAKKGLSKYYDGKSQSFACMSEVRCLEDLPKKSPYKKIKSCRSNIDLDGNQKAYPLPGSNNSKGIAKQNSASSCANLMMARTSSANMLYRPPAIPVNKSACHQ; translated from the exons ATGGGCAGATCTGCTGTTTCTCAGGCCCTTCCGGTGCACCAGGAAGACGAGGACCTGTTCGAgaactcctcctccttctcctgcgACTCCGACGACGAGGCCCAGTTCTCAGACGGCGAGGACCAGTTTGTGCTGGCTTCCCCGCCGGTGCGGAGACTCAACTCTGACAGCGTCTACGATCTGTCGTCCATGAAGGCCGAACTCTCCGCCAA GAAAGGGTTGTCGAAATACTACGACGGAAAGTCCCAGTCGTTCGCGTGCATGTCCGAGGTGAGATGCCTGGAGGACCTGCCCAAGAAGAGCCCCTACAAGAAGATCAAGTCGTGCAGGAGCAACATCGATCTGGATGGGAACCAGAAAGCCTACCCCTTACCTGGTTCTAACAACAGCAAAGGAATCGCCAAGCAGAACTCTGCGAGCTCCTGCGCGAATCTGATGATGGCGCGGACCAGCAGCGCCAACATGCTCTACAGGCCTCCCGCGATCCCTGTCAACAAGAGCGCGTGCCATCAGTAG